The genomic DNA AGTGATGGGCTAGGGACACAGTCGTTCTCTCACCCTGGGTTGCAGGGCTCCTGGGGGCCACTGCCCTGTAGTTTCTTCACCAGCATCTCACTGCTCCTGCGCAGGGCGTCGCGGATCTTCCCGAAGGAGCCGCTCCGACGCAATGAACCATTACCCTCCTGAGaaaacaagacaaacacaccccgTCAAGGATGGGCCTCAAAACATGAATCATTTGAGGTATATGAATATTTTTCAAAACCTTTTATCGTGTCTTCTATCAATGTATTGGACAAAAATCAcaccagatttttttattttagctatttgcatttttttgtgtgaTGTTTTGCTGAATGCATCCATATTTAGTAACGATGTCAGCTTGTTTGTACTGTTTTATAATTGATATAATTTGCTAATTCTTGATACTTTGGGAGTAAATGACATGACTGTATGCCTTTTCATCATACATTTTAATGCATGTGCACTCCCataaaagccccccccccccaaagacagAGGTTTCGTACCCCGTTCCACTCTGCTCCATCATCTCCCTCACAGTCCCCCCGCTGGGGACCACTAAAACCTTCCCGGTTTTGACGTCGCTCCCCCCCTCCAGGGGCCCCATCCTTCAGGAGCTCCACCACCTTACTCTGGTTAATGGCATCTATACCCTGCGAGAGGAGGAGGGGACGAAagaggggagggatagagtgagagaCAGATGATTCATTCTAAATGTCCGCTGGGTTAAAACAGAGTGCATTTAGAGCTTTAAGGCTCTAGACCGCAACCGTGGGTAATTGCACTGCCAGTGTATCTGAGTGCTTGTACCTGCTTTTTGACTGATTGTGTAGTAATTGCTTTTTGACTGATTGTGCAATACCTGCTTGCGTCAGTGATAGTGCAGTACCTGCTTGCGTCAGTGATAGTGCAGTACCTGCTTGCGTCAGTGATAGTGCAGTACCTGCTTGCGTCAGTGATAGTGCAGTACCTGCTTGCGTCAGTGATAGTGCAGTACCTGCTTGCGTCAGTGATAGTGCAGTACCTGCTTGCGTCAGTGATAGTGCAGTACCTGCTTGCGTCAGTGATAGTGCAGTACCTGCTTGCGTCAGTGATAGTGCAGTACCTGCTTGCGTCAGTGATAGTGCAGTACCTGCTTGCGTCAGTGATAGTGCAGTACCTGCTTGCGTCAGTGATAGTGCAGTACCTGCTTGCGTGTCTTGGTAGCACACTCCTCCAGTGTCTCAGCTGCCTCTAGTTTACCCTGTCTGCGGTACAGCGCCCCCAAACTCTTCAGGGTGGTATTGACCGTGGGGCTAACAGGAATTAAGTACATGCCAATATCATGTCATTACGGAAGTCCAGAGAGGACATACTGTATGAATAAGAAAGATATTCCCTCGTTATGTCGAGATCACAACGTATTTATCTCATGATCACGACATTACAACATTTGTTACGTCGAGATCCCGAAAGAAACTCTAAATAGGAGTTGTTGTATTGATGACAGATTGACAGTATGGGCTGAGACAGCACAGCCCATGGTGGATCAGCACATACATTTTATTGATTGCTACAAGGGATGGTACATTTCATGCTAACATCAAGCTTTCATTTGTGTTAGGGGCTCATTATCAGTTTCTAAGAATGTTAGGAAGCTAAATGTCTCTTACCTTGAGCTAAAAGCTTGTGGGGGAGCTAAGCCCTCGTCGGGCATTTAAGCCCTGAACGATGCCTGACAGGCAGCTTTGTCTCCCAGGCTGTGCCACCCCCCAAGCCCACAGCCAATCGCATGCAAGCAACAACGCAGCTAACTTGGCTAGTCTTGCGAGTGAGTGATCGAGCTAGCTAGTTAGTcttgttagctagatagctagcttgttATCTATGCTGGTTGTTAGCTTGCATAACTGACGTGTATAATTGTAATGGACACTTCATGTTTTCTggataatatttacatttacagatTGGGTGGGTGGGCCCCATTTCTGACAGgcatattaacctctctgggctaggcgggacgaattcgtcccacctacgtaacagccacttgcagcctgtggcgcgattttcaaaaccttaaaaatcctattacttcaatttctcaaacatatgactattttacagctatttaaagacaagactctcgttaatctaaccacactgtccgatttcaaaaaggctttacaacgaaagcaaaacattagattatgtcagcagagtaccaagccagaaataatcagacacccatttttcaagccagcatataatgtcaccaaaacccagaagacagctaaatgcagcactcacctttgatgatcttcatcagatgacaaccctaggacattatgttatacaatacatgcatgttttgttcaatcaagttcatatttatatcaaaaaccagctttttacattagcatgtgacgcaaacttccggggaattcgctaacattttactaaattactcacgataaacgttcacaaaaagcataacaattattttaagaattatagatacagacctcctctatgcactcgatatgtccgattttaaaatagctttttggtgaaagcacattttgcaatattctaagtacatagcccaggcatcacgggctcgctatttagacactcgGCAAGTTTAGCagtcaccataatcatatttactattataaaagtttgattaccttttgttgtcttcgtcagaatgcacacccaggactgctacttcaataacaaatgttggtttggtccaaaataatccatcgttatatataaatagcggcgttttgtttgtgcgttccagacactatccgaaatggtaaagaagtgtcgcgcgcatggcgcaattcgtgacagtaaaattctaaatattccattaccgtacttcgaagcatgtcaaccactgtttaaaatcaatttttatgccatttttctcgtagaaaagcgataatattccgacagggaatctccttttcggcaaacagggaaaaaaaatcacaaaggcgggggcggtcaggtcacgcgcataagcccagagttccttgatcggccacttgagaaaggcgataatgtgtttcagcctggggctggaatgacgacattctgtttttttcccgggctctgagagcctatggaagacgtgggaagtgtcacgttagagcagagatccttagtaaaagatagagatggaaaagaagttcaagaaatggtcagacaggccacttcctgtaaaggaatctctcaggttttgacctgccatttgagttctgttatactcacagacaccattcaaacagttttagaaactttagggtgttttctatccatatgtaataagtatatgcatattctagttactgggtaggagtggtaaccagattaaatcgggtatgttttttatccagccgtgtcaatactgccccctagccctaacaggttaacagtcaGTGCAATACGTATATGATCAAGAGTGGGTGTGCTCTATTCCTGGCAGGCTGATCAGATTCAATAGCCGTCTCAGGATGCTGCCTTGTTGGCTGTGTACAAGGAGCCTTACCTAAAAAACAGAATAAAAAAGGCAGCATCCTGTCTTATCAGTCTCTAAAGCAGAAATTGAATCTGATCAGCCTGTCAGGAATGGAGCTCACCCATTGTAAATATGTCCCTTATAATTATACACATATGAGTTAAGCAAGCTAACAAGACTAGCCAAGTTAGCTGCGTTGCTCCTTGCATGAGATTGGCTGTGGTCTTGGGGGCGGCACGCTGCCTGGAAGAATAGGCTGCCTGTCAGGCATTGTTCAGGGCTTAAATCCCCCCACGAGTGCATTGTGATCAATGCAGCCACTGGGCTCCTTGATGAGGTGGTTATTGTGCATGtgaacaaatgaatgaatgaagcaCGGTACTTTTGATTATCTCGTGATCTCGAAAAAGCTACTTTTATTATGTAGTGATCATGAGATAAGTTGTGATCGAGACATAAGagggatttattttattttattcatatGTCCTTTCTGGACTTCCATACATCATTAAAGCACAACATTGATATAAGTTAGAATACTGAGTTGTGTATTTCTCACATTAAAATGAATTTGGAATACTAACTCACCTGTCAACTTTGCAGGCCTTGTACCAGCTCCCATATTCTCCATAGGGCACAGCATCCTTTCTCTTCGCCTGagcaagcgacagagagagagagagcgacagagagagagagcgacagagagagagagcgacagagagagagagcgacagagagagagagcgacagagagagcgacagagagagagagagagcgacagagagagagagagcgacagagagagcgacaggagagagagagatcgacagagagagagagcgacagagagagagagcgacagagagagagagcgacagagagagagcgagagagcgacagagagagagcgagagagcgacagagagagcgacagagagagagagagagcgacagagagagagagagcgacagagagagagagagcgacagagagagagagagcgacagagagagagagagcgacagagagagagagcgacaagagagagagagcgacagagagagagagagcgacagagagagagagagcgacagagagagagagcgacagagagagagagagagagagagagagagagagagagagagagagagagagagagacacagtggcaGGCAGTTATAGTCCAGCGACTAAGGGAAAAAATTGTGGACTTTTTCTGCCATTGCAGATCTTTTATATTTCCAATATGGCCACCAGCTCCGTGGGGCCAAAACCTTAGCacatgtagctggctacattatTTCTACGATAACATCAGAAATATGATGGCCTATGCATAGTTtttgggaaaaaatgatttacttGCGGCTGCCAGGCAAATAGCTGCCAGCCAAATAGTGTTCCACTCCACacatgactggctcaactgttctggggaactagaagcttcataatgtaaaaaaaatgtgaagggtgaaatgaagaacgtgcTTCATCTCTTAACGCATTACAAAAGTTGAATGcgggtatttttttttttaagttacgTTTTCCCTGAAGTCTGCTGCTTACAATGACACAATGATATAACATACTATGTCAATTTTAAGAAATGTGACACTAAACCTGCACACATCTCTCTAGGTAAAACCCCATAGTAATGCATTATGTCCAGCAAGGAGACAGGTAAACCCCTTTTAACCAAATGCCTTTGTGacgacaaaacaacaaaaaaaatgcgACGGCACTATAGCTAAAAACACTATGGACTTATCCTAGCTGTTTGGGTAATTTGGTGCCTTTACCACAAAGTCCACAGTTGCCATAAAACATTAGGCTTAGCCGCTGGActattagcagcagcagcagagacaaaTTACGACCTTATTATAAAGCCTCCGTTATCATATTAGCGTTCTCCCTCTCAGTCCTATTAGGTCCACCTATCCATCAGAGTTAATAGCCGGACAGTGTCATCAAGTAACAGGACCGTGGTTCAGTTCACCATACAACAGGTTCATACTGGAAACTaccttgctctcctctctctcctccgcaTGCATCCAGATAGGTTTGTTGTCATCTGAAAGAGAACAGAAGATATCAGTGTCACTGTTTTATTTGTACATtcatattagaggtcgaccgattatgatttttcaacgccgatacagattattggaggaccaaaaaagccgataccgattaaatcggccgattattaTTACAAAGAAATgttatgacaattacaacaatactgaatgaacacttattttaacttaatataatacatcaataaaatcaatttagcctcaaataaataatgaaacatgttcaatttggtttaaataatgcaaaacaaagtgttggagaagaaagtaaaagtgcaatatgtgccatgtaagaaagcgaatgtttaagtgccttgctcagaacatgggaacatatgaaagctagtggttccttttaacataagtcttcaatattcccaggtaagaagttttaggttgtagttatattattataggaattataggactatttctctgtatacgatttgtatttcatatacctttgactattggatgttcttataggcactttagtattgccagtgtaacagtatagcttccgtccctctcctcgctcctacctgggctcaaaccaggaacacatcgacaacagccaccctcgaagcagcgttacccatgtagaggaagggaaaaaactactccaagtctcagagcgagtgacgtttgaaacgctattagcgtgcacccggctaactagctagccatttcacatcggttacaccagcctaatcttgggagttgataggcttgaaggggtgggtataatttgtggaacgttccaacaggaatctgctccaaaaaacgtaaagtaaaaggttgccaaccaacaacgcatacaaagtagcaacgcatacaaacctagctaactagctgccgaataggcatcaactcaccacgtagcttattcttaatgtttgtccataggcaaacagacatgtgaggacagacatttttcggaataaacgtgatgagtgaaaaacgcaatgaaatagaccactccctacccggtatcttattctgccgctatacaactttgtatgcgttgttttttggaaaccttgttatttacgaagtttttggaatagattcctgttggaacgttccacaaattatacccacccaggttgaagtcataaacagcgcaatgcttgaagcacagcgaagagctgctggcaaaacgcacgaaagtgctgtttgaatgaatgcttacgagcctgctgctgcctaccaccgctcagtcagactgctctatcaaatcatagacttaattataataaacacacagaaatacgagccttgggtcattaatatggtcgaatctggaaactatcatctcgaaaacaaaagtttttttctttcagtgacatacggaaccgttccgtattttatctaacaggtgactaagtctaaatattcctgttaggcattgatgtttatggttaggtacattggtgcaacgacagtacttttttcgcaaatgcgattgttaaatcaacacccgtttgtcgaagtaggctgtgattcaatgaaaattaacaggcaccgcatcgatcatatgcaacgcaggacacgttcgataaactagtaatatcatcaaccatgtgtagttaactagtgattatgttaagattgatagttttttataagtctaatgctagctagcaacttacctttgcttcttgctgccctcgcgtaacaggtagtcagcctgttaatccttgtggagtgcaatgtaaggcaggtggttagagcgttggactggtaaccgaaggttgcaaaaacgaatcccctctgaacaaggcagttaacccccgtttctaggccgtcattgtaaataagaatgtgttcttaatctgacttgcctagttaaataaaggtgaaaaaaaaaaaaaataacgtaataaaataaaatacaaaaaagaaAAATCGTTGGCCAAAaatactgattaccgattgttatgaaaacttgaaaatcggccctaattaatcggccattccgattaatcggtcgacctctaattcatATATCTTGTTGTGTGGACCAAAATGTGTAAGAATGTAGGTGTTCCCCTCACTGGAAAAAGGGATTTGAATTTAAAATCAAAACGGATTGATTTATGGCATATTACTCAGAGGATTTAACCTCTCCATGCATTTACCCGTCAGTGTGTGCTCATTTCACTAATTAAACCATAAAAATCAAACACTTAACTTGTGTAGGGGGGGGGTTACAAAGTGGGTTATGCTGGTCTGTGCCATGCTAGCTAACCAACGCCAAAGCCCTCCTCTACTGTGCTGTTCTGAGTATGTAAGGGTTTGATTGGCTTAAGGGCAGTGATCTGGACACAGTGGTGAATTAAGCCGCTCCACGCACGACAGATTAGCCCTGATCCCCTGAACTGACCGGTCAGGACACGGCCGCGCACGGTCAGCCAATGACCACAGGGTTTACTGGGCAGTCGTGGCCAGAATGAAGACTTCATAGAGTCGGTAGGTCTAGTGAGTTGGTAAATGTAGAACCaggcagtgtcccaaatggcaccctattcccaaaggGTTCTGGTCAATagaagtgcactatagggaataaggtgacaTTTTGGGACGCAGGCCTAGTGCGTCAATGTGATTGTAGGAGACTCACTGTTGACTGAGCCAAACTCCTTCTCGTGTGCTCGGGTCAGGATCTCTTTGTACAGAGACTCAGCATCCTTGAACTTCCCCTGTTTGAGGTAGCATGTAGCCTAAAGAGAAAAGATGAAACGTACACAGGTTGAATGACAAACATTTCACATCAACACATAAAAGCATGTACCATCTATAACAAAACTGTGGATTTAAAATATCACGTTTTAAGTTTCCCAAAAATGTTAATTCTTTAAGATTAGACTGCATTAATTTGTACTGCCCTATACTGGAAATTCAACTAAATGATAATCTGAGGTATTCCAgaatattctctctccctcccgcttcacctctctcttcctcccgctTCCCCCTCACCAGGTTGTTCTTGGTCTTGGCTACATTGGGGTCATCAGCTCCTAGTTTGGACTGGTAGATCTCCAGGGCTCGTCTGTAGTAATACTCCACCTCCTCGTACTTTCCCTGGTTCTGACACAGCAGGGCCAGGTTGTTCAGCTGCTTGGCCACGTCAGGGTGGTACTTCCCTAGGACCTGAACACCACAGGCAGAGAGACACACATGAAGACTTACTTTAGCTACAATGAAAGGAGATGACAGTTCTCTCTGGGGACTACACATGTTGAGTCATAAATGCAATTAAAATAATTTGTGTACCTTCTCTCTGATCTCCAGGGCTCTCTTACAGAGGGGCTCAGCCTCCTTGTACTTGCCCCTCTTCCCGTAGAGCACGGCCAGGTTGTTGAGAGTGGCAGCCACCGCAGGGTGGTCCTTCCCCAGAGTCTTCTCTCTGATGGCCAGGGCATCATTCAGCAGGTGGGCTGCCTCTTTGTACTTGTTCTGGTCCCTGGAACACAAATATAACTCCAGGTAAGAGGATTTGCATAAGCACCATAATTAAGCAGTACATCTCAATTCAACACATCCTCTCCGCACCCAATCATCTTTTTCTATGAGTACATCCAGCCGTCCCTTGACCCCATCCATCTCCCACGAGCATATCCACCCGTCCCGcactccatccatctccctcacTCCCATTTCTCCCTTCCTTCCCCTCTAACCTGTAGACGAGGGCCAGGATGTTGAGCATGGTGGCCACGTCGGGGTGGTCGTGTCCGGAGGTCTTCTCCAGGTCCTCCAGGGCCTGTTTGCAGAGGGGCACGGCCACCTCGTACCTCCCCTGGGAGGCGTACTGGATCACCAGGTTATGAAGGGTCCTCAGGCGGGCCGGGATCTCATAGCCACCCTGCTGGGCCGCCGCCTCTCcgctgggctgggctggagggGAGATGTGGAGGGGGTTAAAAGTGATTCACTCTTGATACTTTGTTCTGACAGAACAGGGGCTCCAAATCAAAAAAGGGCTTTCATTCTTGGTATAGAATGGCTAGCTTGCGCTGAGGTACAACTGTAGCATGTTACGATACAATGCTTATTTCAGAAAGGAATATCTGAGATGAAGATATGTCATTTATTTCACGTCATTTTTAAAGGTGGCAGTGTCAGTAACCAAAAGGACAAATCAATAAATCAACTATCGTAAGTCTAACCCTCCTGTAACCCCAACCATATCTAACACCCATCGTCTTCAACATTGCCATCTAACGCCACGTCTACCTTGTCCCCTCAATGGGATTCTCCTCGGCCAATCGATCGTCCTACCTTGTCCCTGGTCGTCGTCGTTGGGGAACAGGTCGTCGAGGCTGTCTTTGGACGTCTCGCCTGCAGCCTTCTCCTCAGAC from Salmo salar chromosome ssa07, Ssal_v3.1, whole genome shotgun sequence includes the following:
- the LOC106608996 gene encoding kinesin light chain 2; this encodes MVYPRSEEALERLTQDEIVLNTKAVMQGLETLRGEHAQLLTSLLDCTQPPAAQEKSGLLRKSLEAIELGLGEAQVIIALSGHLSAVESEKQKLRAQVRRLCQENQWLRDELAGTQSKLQCSEQSVAQLEEEKKHLEFMNKIKKFDDDVSPSEEKAAGETSKDSLDDLFPNDDDQGQAQPSGEAAAQQGGYEIPARLRTLHNLVIQYASQGRYEVAVPLCKQALEDLEKTSGHDHPDVATMLNILALVYRDQNKYKEAAHLLNDALAIREKTLGKDHPAVAATLNNLAVLYGKRGKYKEAEPLCKRALEIREKVLGKYHPDVAKQLNNLALLCQNQGKYEEVEYYYRRALEIYQSKLGADDPNVAKTKNNLATCYLKQGKFKDAESLYKEILTRAHEKEFGSVNNDNKPIWMHAEEREESKAKRKDAVPYGEYGSWYKACKVDSPTVNTTLKSLGALYRRQGKLEAAETLEECATKTRKQGIDAINQSKVVELLKDGAPGGGERRQNREGFSGPQRGDCEGDDGAEWNGEGNGSLRRSGSFGKIRDALRRSSEMLVKKLQGSGPQEPCNPGMTRASSLNFLNKSAEDPSQDANTGLSECRGLSASNVDLSRRSSLIG